Proteins encoded within one genomic window of Besnoitia besnoiti strain Bb-Ger1 chromosome II, whole genome shotgun sequence:
- a CDS encoding hypothetical protein (encoded by transcript BESB_040220) yields the protein MRFSASTSSSSSAASTPPDLPGFFWDAARGRYFPLGSRRPPAISAANPEPQNSFRTLRRIYERADHETPSPPAGLLDEEAAHTYAHRPRFRASKSGFRSPSQLLSVCVASCASASAPSSSASASTLRPPSSSASCESSLASAGGEARKRGRGAPGSDTLDPKRERRLEAAGRPRSELGAGSAGSEETGREGGGRKGLWAGGAAPGGRGRRGGGGFRRRRRGRDRASEVEAGNSGVSGNWSCGIGGEDSDVPGRHTAFFEQAPGSRRKLKRRVSAQERASLPLFRACRTRSRFAVCCPFSGLRALLLLRVERGCRGASSSLPPPPSAAASVSRASASGCWPPAPPLLTAAPAGCVWLPPCATAFSPAPSERASPSGAAPVSSPQLGREGAPRLDSWLPRGKNCFLLFRALRLQGALTRRSRRGRAANAARGPALAAGAGAGERGKSGDGGDELEAGGRRRSRSRSHPAGGVQKPNARTPRRDLDRDAAGCRDGGGGGMDVCSERSGLESRGDEPGEDEEDSGLSSPRESLWLNRLKHVLLLNPQRHSRSRTALVSAPGGSSSSSSFFSLRASSSSPLSPVSAPSGDVLLFYRSGEGVVEDGVRIFSGGELEQCRRAAAEGRQRRLLRSLLRSSAGAPRVAGCRAARGGDDLLEGAREGEGNCAEGAGERASREAATGASADSLARLSEPQGHEDLEHAEETLGHFQSLLAAQETTWRQAVAIPSSAVAPAEVGPIASVEVFASLCLVSHFGAAARRGVLSIYSFQDYRGDSTHSRASSDSLSSSASSSRVSFSSLSSPSAFSPTSSAVSPSPVPACFTLPSASPPASPAAAFSSARVEPPSPSVSAARTSEASASLHASAASLDSSPLSSFLPRRTGLLARAAEAADDVLCSATRVGPGAALEILVGGLAPAVQLYRLADGGRLTPVWRWRPRCLASAGGRAGEARGGLAASACVSAAWLHGVPSRSALPALSLSPSPVSAAGVPWSPSGECEFVSGGGSHTALVGLRSGGIYLVDLRAPETQSGLCVLSPRSPRRARFAFASASASAAQLEGDRDRGLGGAKRGVARALEGEEGGCVTCIRPFRRQGSWSVETTAVAARGKDDLFLLDWRRARTAAASAQQAREGPGWRSPHADLTNPCVVTRFLPCEGQAQAYADALFSSSAGCPAVAASPDYPRSFVFDSRERVIFSSSPSRGRLLLHRVRSPSGLAARAVAVYADIVRLLSAGAAEATTRGRRGDGDEREDAKSPRGGGIAETFRRVEERQRVQREQLQQLERERPPGVSASPLAGGEGVAAASHAGVRRSWVTGTSAGGAAAAASRAVWRAPREALGTSAFPQGSSAPAPGTEHGFPELLAQREADAGNDYYDVVVHWSATSGALPPRRAEIQNAGAPRVSHGATSAAAARSRYAFRSQSTPSDLSSLGAPDFGDPWGVGALSQGLLVHGEAEENCVGEDGEDLSRPPRAGGDVFVALSSWGFHLLSGVDRGPWACA from the exons atGCGTTTTTCGGCTTCcacctcctcttcttcgtccgccgCTTCCACGCCGCCTGATTTGCCGGGTTTTTTTTGggatgcggcgcgcggcaggtACTTTCCTCTGggttcgcggcgcccgccagcgatCTCTGCAGCGAACCCCGAGCCTCAGAACTCGTTCCGCACGCTGCGCCGCATCTACGAACGCGCGGACCACGAGACGCCTTCCCCGCCTGCAGGCCTTCTCGATGAGGAAGCCGCTCATACCTACGCACACCGACCGCGTTTTCGCGCCTCCAAGTCTGGTTTCCGCTCGCCATCACAGCTGCTCTCGGTCTGCGTGGCGTCGTGTgcaagcgcctccgctccgtcgtcctctgcttctgcgtcgaCTCTCCGacctccttcttcgtctgcctcgtgcgagtcctctctcgcgtcggcaggaggcgaggcgcgaaagcgcgggcgcggcgcgccggggtCAGACACTCTCGATCccaagcgcgagaggcgcctggaggcggcggggcggccgcggtcggagCTCGGagccggcagcgcgggctccgaggagacagggcgagagggcggcggtCGGAAGGGACTGTGGGCGGGGGGGGCCGCGCCAGGgggaagaggacgcagaggaggaggcgggtttaggaggaggcggcgaggccgcgacagAGCAAGCGAAGTGGAGGCAGGGAACAGCGGAGTGAGCGGGAACTGGAGTTGCGGAATAGGCGGGGAAGATAGCGATGTGCCTGGCAGGCACACCGCGTTCTTCGAGCAGGCTCCGGGCTCGCGACGAAAGCTCAAGCGACGCGTCTCTGCACAG gagcgcgcctctctgcctctcttccgTGCCTGCCGCACACGTTCGCGattcgccgtctgctgccCTTTCAgcgggctccgcgccctcctccttctccgcgtggagcgcggctgccgcggcgcttcctcctctctcccccctcccccctccgccgcggcgtccgtctcgcgggcctcggcTTCTGGCTGTTGGCCGCCGGCTCCTCCTTTGCTGactgccgcgcctgcagggtGTGTATGgctgccgccctgcgccaCGGCCTTTTCCCCGGCGCCCTCCGagcgggcgtcgccctcgggcGCTGCcccggtctcctcgcctcaactcgggcgcgagggcgctccgcggctcgACAGCTGGCTCCCAAGAGGAAAAAactgttttcttctctttcggGCGCTCCGACTGCAAGGTGCGCTGACgagacgctcgcggcgaggccgggcggcgaacgcggcgagagggcctgccctcgccgcaggcgcgggcgcaggggaGCGGGGGAAGAGTGGAGACGGCGGGGACGAGCTCGAggcaggcgggcggcgccggagccgGTCGCGGAGCCACCCTGCAGGTGGGGTCCAAAAGCCGAATGCtaggacgccgaggagagacCTCGATCGAGACGCTGCAGGCTGCAGGgatggaggaggcggcggcatggacgtctgcagcgagagatCCGGTCTCGAGTCGCGTGGCGATGAACCAggtgaagacgaagaggattCAGGCCTCTCATCGCCCAGAGAGAGCCTCTGGCTGAACCGTTTGAAGCACGTTTTGCTTCTCAACCCCCAGCGCCACTCTCGCTCGCGTACCGCTTTGGTCTCCGCTCCTGGtggctcctcctcttcctcgtctttcttctctttgcgcgcttcttcgtcttcgccgttgTCTCCCGTTTCAGCCCCGTCGGGCGATGTCCTGCTGTTCTACCGCTCTGGGGAGGGGGTCGTGGAGGACGGCGTGAGGATCTTCTCCGGCGGAGAACTTGAGCAGTGCcgacgcgcggccgcagagggccgccagcggcgccttctgcgttccctccttcgctcttctgccggcgcgccgcgtgtcgccggctgtcgcgctgcgcgaggggGGGACGATTTGttggagggcgcgcgagagggagaagggaattgtgcggaaggcgcgggcgagcgagccagtcgagaggcggcgacaggcgcctccgctgacTCTCTGGCGAGGCTGAGCGAGCCGCAGGGTCACGAGGATCTCGagcacgcagaagaaacgcTTGGTCATTTTCAGAGCCTGCTTGCGGCGCAGGAAACGACGTGGAGGCAGGCCGTTGCCATCCCGTCGTCGGCCGTGGCTCCGGCGGAGGTAGGCCCGATCGCCTCAGTTGAGGTGTTTGCTTCTCTTTGTCTCGTCTCGCACtttggcgccgcggcgcgcaggggcgTCCTTTCGATCTACTCGTTCCAGGATTACCGCGGTGACTCAACGCACTCTCGCGCAAGCTCCGAcagtctctcttcttccgcctcttcttctcgagtCTCGTTTTCGTCATTGTCTTCACCTTCGGCCTTCAGTCCAACTTCCTCCGCTGTATCACCCTCTCCGGTTCCTGCGTGTTTTACCTTGCCTTCTGCAtcgccgcctgcttcgcctgcagcagccttctcttctgcgcgggTTGAGCCACCATCCCCGTCTGtttcggcggcgaggacctctgaagcgtctgcgtctctccacgcgtctgctgcctccttGGATTCATCCCCGCTTTCTTCGTTTCTCCCGCGAAGGACGGGACTTcttgcgcgcgccgccgaggcggcggacgacgtTCTCTGCTCAGCCACACGCGTCGGGCCCGGCGCTGCGCTGGAAATTCTCGTCGGGGGCCTGGCGCCTGCTGTCCAGCTTTACCGGCTCGCGGACGGAGGCCGCCTGACACCCGtgtggcgctggcggccgaggtgcctcgcgtctgccggcggccgcgccggagaggcccgcggcggcttggcggcgagcgcgtgcgtctccgccgcgtggcTCCACGGCGTGCCGTCTCGCTCGGCTCTTCCTGccttgtctctctccccgtcGCCGGTGTCCGCTGCTGGCGTTCCCTGGTCCCCGTCGGGCGAGTGCGAGTTCGTCTCTGGGGGAGGAAGCCACACCGCGCTCGTGGGTCTGCGGAGCGGAGGGATTTACCTCGTCgatctgcgcgcgccggagacgcagagcggcctctgcgtgttgagtccgcgctcgccacggcgcgcccgcttcgccttcgcctccgcctccgcctccgccgcgcagctcgagggCGACCGAGATCGCGGACTtggcggcgcgaagcgcggGGTGGCACGTGCcctcgagggagaagagggcggGTGCGTCACATGCATCCGCCCGTTTCGGCGCCAAGGCTCGTGGAGCGTCGAGACAACTGCGGTAGCTGCGCGAGGCAAAGATGACCTCTTTCTGCTTgactggcgacgcgcgcgcactgccgccgcgagcgcccagCAGGCCCGTGAAGGGCCTGGCTGGAGGTCGCCGCACGCCGATTTGAC GAATCCATGCGTCGTCACGCGGTTCCTGCCCTGCGAAGGCCAGGCGCAAGCGTACGCCGACGccctgttttcttcttcagctggATGCCCAGCAgtcgctgcgtctccagATTACCCTCGCAGCTTCGTGTTTGACAGCCGAGAGCGCGTGATTTTTTcatcttcgccgtcgcgcggccgtctgctCCTTCACAGGGTGCGAAGTCCGTctgggctcgcggcgcgcgcggtggCTGTCTACGCAGATATCGTCCGACTGCtttctgcgggcgctgcggaggcgacgacgcgaggaaggcgggggGACGGAGATGAACGAGAAGACGCAAAGTCACCCAGAGGTGGCGGCATAGCTGAGACCTTTCGCAGAGTCGAGGAAAGGCAGAGGGTCCAGAgagagcagctgcagcagctcgagagAGAG CGACCTCCTGGCGTCTCAGCCTCGCCTTTGGCGGGGGGTGAAGGCGTTGCCGCAGCCTCTCACGCGGGCGTGCGCCGGTCCTGGGTGACTGGGAcgtcggctggcggcgcggcggcagccgcctctcgagctgtctggcgcgcgccgcgagaggctcTGGGCACGTCCGCGTTCCCTCAgggctcttcggcgcccgcgccggggACGGAGCACGGCTTTCCCGAGCTGCTGGCACAGCGGGAAGCCGACGCAGGGAACGACTACTACGACGTCGTGGTTCACTGGTCAGCGACGTCTGGGGCGctgcccccccgccgcgcggaaaTACAGAatgcgggcgcgcctcgtgTGTCTCACGGCGCGActtcagctgccgctgcgcgctcgcGTTACGCGTTTCGTTCTCAGTCGACGCCGTCTGACTTgtcgtcgctcggcgcgccggacTTCGGCGACCCCtggggcgtcggcgcgctcaGCCAAGGCCTGCTTGTCCACGGGGAAGCTGAGGAGAACTGCGTAGGCGAAGATGGCGAGGatctctcgcggccgccccgcgcagggggcgacgtcttcgtcgcgctcAGCAGCTGGGGCTTCCACCTGCTGAGCGGAGTTGACCGAGGTCCCTGGGCATGCGCTTGA
- a CDS encoding zinc finger (CCCH type) motif-containing protein (encoded by transcript BESB_040210): MASPMSGMKPDGFCPPTSGTKLQNEKKNKLTFNNFYKTKLCPWYIKGSCHWGARCNYAHTLSEQREAVDLTKTKLCPTWLRNCVCRNPKCRYAHDYTELRATTDVFKTSLCSFFIKGMSCPMETSCRFAHGVHELRLRSKENGQPAGISRKDAQARAALATASAAAAAAHAAATAKAAAEAKAAAAAAIAGLAEASHSGASEPIVSPPVAQVLVPLPEGGHVPLSCSIRGDGSSAPKNAEGRARRQPTTGILALDKDSGTWRPEMSASATDFVFKNAGTPTYPLAPKLSTAPASSLQGNGVEGVIERILQSLQCQSGSLSSNAPTSGVRPHSQVGRPREAGMGSSFDPRAAAFNPGGWLRQMGNGSHGQVVRHPRPLGIPPSSDSSLNMLDFSSLLSTVAMAMAGSPSNTTKPDVPMDAFLQSITGDVLCAPGLSAPWNRAASTATCSSHLQQSPLRSTDASMSSDWQTTASGGEESSFPLLSKPLGEQECPGAALLHNGAEFDVPNKDGVTLQGEAGTESNSLAGERLDAAGTLLLAPGEGGQEETSAGSPAARSTKLEAAKTTTESSLPSITGSRQTTAAGVDCE; the protein is encoded by the exons ATGGCATCTCCGATGTCGGGTATGAAACCCGACGGTTTCTGCCCACCCACCTCTGGCACTAAGCTTCAaaacgagaagaaaaacaagTTGACGTTCAACAACTTCTACAAGACGAAGCTGTGCCCCTGGTACATCAAAGGTTCTTGCCATTGGGGAGCAAGGTGTAACTACGCGCACACTCTCTCTGAGCAACGCGAAGCCGTCGACCTCACGAAAACAAAACTTTGCCCGACGTGGCTTCGAAACTGCGTGTGCCGCAATCCGAAGTGCCGTTACGCTCACGACTACACCGAACTGCGCGCCACAACGGACGTATTCAAGACTTCTCTTTGCTCTTTCTTCATCAAGGGGATGTCTTGCCCCATGGAAACGAGCTGTCGGTTCGCTCACGGGGTTCAtgagctgcgtctgcgcagcaaAGAGAACGGCCAACCAGCAGGCATCAGCCGCAAAGACGCGCAAGCGAGAGCTGCCCTTGCCACGGCGagtgctgccgctgccgctgcccatgcggctgcgacggcaaaggcagcagcagaagccaaggctgcggcagcggcagcaatCGCTGGCCTGGCTGAGGCTTCCCACAGTGGCGCGTCGGAACCCATCGTTTCTCCTCCGGTCGCCCAGGTCCTTGTGCCTCTGCCCGAGGGAGGTCACGTGCCTCTTAGTTGCTCAATCCGAGGTGACGGTTCTTCCGCTCCGAAGAACGCTGAAGGACGTGCTCGGCGCCAGCCTACCACCGGAATTCTGGCGCTTGATAAAGACAGCGGAACTTGGCGTCCAGAGATGTCAGCTTCTGCGACCGACTTTGTCTTCAAGAACGCCGGGACGCCCACATACCCGCTCGCGCCCAAACTCAGCACCGCACCTGCCTCATCCTTGCAGGGAAATGGTGTCGAAGGCGTCATAGAGCGAATCCTGCAGTCCCTTCAGTGTCAGTCTGGAAGCCTCTCCAGCAATGCACCCACTAGCGGGGTTCGGCCCCACTCCCAAGTGGGACGTCCACGAGAAGCAGGAATGGGAAGTTCCTTTGACCCACGAGCAGCCGCGTTCAACCCTGGAGGCTGGCTCAGGCAAATGGGAAATGGATCCCACGGCCAAGTTGTTCGCCatccgcgtcctctcggcATCCCGCCCAGCTCTGACAGCTCGCTGAACATGCTTGACTTTTCCAGCCTGTTGTCAACTGTCGCGATGGCCATGGCAGGTTCACCCTCAAACACCACGAAGCCAGATGTCCCTATGGACGCTTTCCTGCAATCAATAACTGGGGACGTACTTTGTGCACCCGGCCTCTCAGCCCCTTGGAACAGGGCTGCGTCTACGGCAACATGTTCCTCTCACCTCCAGCAGAGCCCGCTAAGGTCGACAGACGCGTCAATGTCGTCGGATTGGCAGACGACCGCCAGTGGCGGCGAAGAATCGTCCTTTCCACTGTTGTCGAAACCTCTTGGAGAACAAGAGTGCCCCGGAGCGGCATTGCTTCATAACGGCGCAGAGTTCGACGTCCCGAATAAGGACGGCGTCACACTACAGGGCGAGGCTGGAACGGAAAGCAATTCTCTCGCAG GGGAAAGACTCGACGCTGCAGGAACACTGCTTCTTGCGCCTGGAGAAGGCGGGCAAGAGGAAACGTCCGCTGGCAGTCCTGCCGCGCGGTCTACGAAGTTGGAGgctgcgaagacgacgacag AGTCTTCCTTACCTTCAATTACTGGGTCCCGCCAAACCACGGCAGCAGGCGTCGACTGTGAGTGA